The following are encoded together in the Vicia villosa cultivar HV-30 ecotype Madison, WI unplaced genomic scaffold, Vvil1.0 ctg.000089F_1_1, whole genome shotgun sequence genome:
- the LOC131623938 gene encoding sulfite reductase [ferredoxin], chloroplastic — MTTSFAAAALRDPKLQIPTYHGLRSSSAASSLSRNALSIPSSTRSSSLIRAVSTPAKSETVTEKRSKVEIFKEQSNFIRYPLNEDMLNDAPNLSEAATQLIKFHGSYQQYNRDERGSRTYSFMIRTKNPCGKVSNQLYLTMDDLADQFGIGTLRLTTRQTFQLHGVVKKDLKTVMGSIIRNMGSSLGACGDLNRNVLAPAAPIVRKDYLFAQETAENIAALLTPQSGFYYDVWVDGERFMSAEPPEVVQARNDNSHGTNFTDSPEPIYGTQFLPRKFKIAVTVPTDNSVDILTNDIGVVVVTGDDGEPQGFNLYVGGGMGRTHRMETTFPRLAEPLGYVPKEDILYAVKAIVVTQRENGRRDDRRYSRLKYLIDSWGIDKFRNEVEQYYGKKFEPFRSLPEWEFKSYLGWHQQGDGGLYCGLHVDNGRIAGKMKTALREVIEKYHLNVRLTPNQNIILTDIRAAWKRPITTILSQAGLLQPRYVDPLNITAMACPAFPLCPLAITEAERGIPSILKRIRDMFEKVGLKYNESVVVRITGCPNGCARPYMAELGLVGDGPNSYQVWLGGSSNQTSIARSFMDKVKLQDLEKVLEPLFYHWKQKRNSKESFGDFTVRLGFEKLKEFIEKWEGPVVAPTARHNLKLFTDKETYEAMDGLAKLQNKNAHQLAMEVVRNYIASNQNGKGETFN; from the exons ATGACGACGTCGTTTGCAGCAGCGGCGCTCAGAGACCCTAAGCTTCAGATCCCAACCTACCATGGCTTACGCTCTTCCTCCGCCGCATCTTCTCTCTCCCGCAATGCTCTCTCCATCCCTTCATCCACTCGCTCCTCCTCCCTCATACGCGCTGTTTCCACT CCTGCAAAGTCTGAAACAGTTACTGAGAAGAGGAGCAAGGTTGAGATATTCAAGGAACAGAGCAATTTCATAAGGTATCCTCTTAACGAGGATATGTTGAATGATGCGCCGAATTTAAGCGAAGCTGCAACTCAGTTGATCAAGTTTCATGGTAGTTATCAACAGTACAACAGAGACGAGCGTGGTTCGAGAACCTATTCGTTTATGATACGGACTAAGAACCCTTGCGGGAAAGTTTCGAATCAGCTTTACTTGACTATGGATGATCTTGCTGATCAGTTTGGAATTGGGACGCTTAGATTGACTACTAGACAGACGTTTCAGCTGCACGGTGTTGTTAAGAAGGATCTTAAGACGGTTATGGGTTCTATTATTAGAAATATGGGGTCGAGTTTAGGTGCGTGTGGTGATCTTAATAGAAATGTGCTTGCTCCTGCTGCTCCGATTGTGAGGAAGGATTATCTCTTTGCTCAGGAAACTGCAGAGAATATTGCTGCACTGTTGACTCCTCAATCTGGTTTTTATTATGATGTTTGGGTAGATGGGGAAAGATTTATGTCAGCAGAACCGCCTGAGGTAGTTCAGGCACGAAATGATAATTCTCATGGTACAAACTTCACGGATTCACCTGAGCCCATATATGGAACTCAGTTCTTGCCAAGGAAATTCAAAATTGCAGTTACCGTGCCAACTGATAACTCTGTGGATATTCTCACAAATGatattggtgttgttgttgttactggTGATGATGGGGAGCCTCAAGGATTCAATCTTTAT GTTGGTGGGGGGATGGGAAGAACACACAGGATGGAAACCACTTTTCCCCGCTTGGCTGAACCATTGGGTTACGTGCCAAAAGAGGATATTTTGTATGCAGTGAAAGCAATTGTTGTTACACAACGAGAAAACGGGAGAAGAGATGACCGCAGGTATAGTAGATTGAAATATCTGATCGACTCTTGGGGAATAGATAAGTTCAGAAATGAAGTCGAGCAATATTATGGCAAGAAGTTTGAACCTTTCCGCAGCTTGccagaatgggaattcaaaagttaTCTTGGATGGCATCAGCAG GGCGATGGTGGTTTATATTGTGGGCTTCATGTTGACAATGGTCGTATTGCTGGAAAAATGAAAACGGCATTGAGGGAGGTTATTGAGAAGTATCATTTGAATGTTAGATTAACTCCAAATCAGAACATCATATTGACTGATATTCGAGCTGCATGGAAACGTCCCATCACAACCATTCTTTCTCAGGCTGGTCTGCTG CAACCTAGGTATGTAGATCCCCTTAATATAACGGCTATGGCATGCCCTGCTTTCCCATTATGTCCCCTGGCAATTACTGAAGCTGAACGTGGAATACCAAGTATTCTTAAGCGGATCCGTGACATGTTTGAGAAG GTTGGTCTGAAGTATAATGAATCTGTGGTTGTAAGGATAACTGGCTGTCCTAATGGTTGTGCTAGACCATATATGGCTGAACTTGGACTGGTTGGTGACGGCCCAAATAGCTACCAG GTTTGGCTTGGAGGCAGCAGTAACCAAACATCAATAGCGCGGAGTTTCATGGACAAGGTGAAGCTTCAAGACCTTGAAAAAGTTTTGGAGCCATTGTTTTATCATTGGAAGCAAAAGCGTAATTCTAAAGAATCATTTGGCGACTTTACAGTTCGACTG GGATTTGAGAAGCTTAAAGAATTCATTGAGAAATGGGAGGGTCCAGTAGTAGCACCAACAGCACGCCACAACCTGAAGCTTTTTACCGATAAAGAGACATACGAAGCAATGGATGGGTTAGCTAAGCTTCAAAACAAAAATGCTCATCAGTTGGCCATGGAAGTTGTCCGCAATTATATTGCTTCCAACCAAAATGGAAAAGGTGAAACATTTAATTGA